The following coding sequences lie in one Terriglobia bacterium genomic window:
- a CDS encoding DUF3788 domain-containing protein, which translates to MGAGKAWWDQLVSDITAQHGFSQEWNSYSKKAGWSLRLKHGDRNIVYLSPFHGCFQASFALGDKAVKAALASGLPKPAIKLIKEAKRYAEGTAVRIEVKGTEDVEIVKKLAAIKLAN; encoded by the coding sequence TTGGGCGCAGGCAAAGCATGGTGGGATCAGTTGGTGAGCGATATAACCGCTCAGCATGGCTTTTCGCAGGAGTGGAACTCTTACTCCAAGAAAGCGGGCTGGTCGCTGCGGCTGAAGCACGGCGACCGCAATATTGTCTATCTCTCGCCCTTTCACGGTTGTTTTCAGGCGTCGTTCGCGTTGGGCGATAAGGCGGTGAAGGCGGCGCTCGCAAGCGGTCTGCCGAAACCGGCGATCAAGCTCATCAAGGAAGCGAAGCGTTACGCGGAAGGCACCGCCGTGCGCATTGAGGTGAAAGGAACTGAGGACGTGGAGATCGTCAAGAAACTCGCCGCGATAAAGCTAGCCAATTGA
- a CDS encoding branched-chain amino acid transaminase: MAIQKTEKIWHNGKLIPWDEAHLHVMSHVVNYGSSVFEGIRCYAQPKGPAIFRAQEHMQRLLDSAKIYRMNVEFTRDELVNAMVELVGVNNAYPCYIRPLVLRGYGEAGVNPFNTPIEVYIVNYPWGKYLGHGAEEGVDVCVSSWTRIAPNTLPAMAKSGANYMNSQLIKMEAILNGYVEGIALDANGYVSEGSGENLFVVRQGNLYTAPLGNSVLPGITRDSIIRIAKDLLITIVEQPIPREMLYIADEVFFSGTAAEITAIRSVDKISVGKGAIGPVTKAIQKEFFGIVNGTELDRYHWLTPVPVKKNAPQAVGV, from the coding sequence CCGAGAAGATCTGGCACAACGGAAAACTGATTCCCTGGGATGAAGCCCACCTCCACGTCATGTCGCACGTGGTCAATTACGGCTCGTCGGTGTTCGAGGGGATCCGCTGCTACGCCCAGCCCAAGGGCCCGGCGATTTTCCGCGCGCAGGAACACATGCAACGGCTGCTGGACTCGGCAAAAATTTATCGCATGAACGTGGAGTTCACCCGCGACGAACTGGTGAACGCTATGGTCGAACTGGTCGGCGTCAATAACGCTTATCCCTGCTACATCCGCCCACTGGTGCTGCGGGGCTATGGCGAGGCGGGCGTCAACCCGTTCAATACCCCGATTGAGGTTTACATCGTCAATTACCCGTGGGGAAAATATCTTGGGCACGGCGCCGAGGAAGGCGTGGACGTCTGCGTCTCCTCCTGGACGCGCATCGCCCCCAACACCCTGCCGGCGATGGCCAAAAGCGGCGCCAATTACATGAACTCGCAGCTTATCAAGATGGAAGCCATCCTGAACGGCTACGTCGAGGGCATCGCGCTGGACGCCAACGGCTACGTCAGCGAAGGCTCGGGCGAGAACCTGTTCGTCGTGCGCCAGGGCAACCTCTACACCGCGCCGCTGGGCAACTCGGTGCTGCCAGGCATCACGCGCGATTCGATCATCCGCATCGCCAAAGACCTCCTCATCACCATCGTCGAGCAGCCCATCCCGCGCGAGATGCTGTACATCGCCGACGAGGTTTTCTTCTCCGGGACGGCGGCGGAGATCACCGCCATCCGTTCGGTGGACAAAATCAGCGTGGGCAAAGGCGCGATCGGCCCGGTGACTAAGGCCATCCAGAAGGAATTCTTCGGGATCGTCAACGGTACCGAACTGGATCGCTACCATTGGTTGACGCCGGTGCCGGTGAAGAAGAACGCGCCGCAGGCGGTGGGAGTGTAG
- a CDS encoding recombination regulator RecX, which translates to MAFGRAKKFNDEAGLYEYAVGALGRRMRSVAELKRLLRRRVEADELGAALVELVIAKLKEQRYLNDAQYASTYSSLRRENDKFGRRRVITELRSRGVHSEVIDKAVAGVYDGVNEETQARAYLRRKRLQRPTDQKQAARVFRSLIRAGFGTRTIISILKKWDVDEEVLTALESEEQ; encoded by the coding sequence ATGGCATTCGGTCGCGCGAAAAAGTTCAACGATGAGGCCGGGCTGTACGAATACGCGGTGGGCGCGCTCGGAAGACGAATGCGGTCGGTTGCGGAGTTGAAACGCCTGCTGCGCCGGCGGGTGGAAGCGGACGAACTGGGCGCGGCGCTGGTCGAGTTGGTGATTGCCAAGCTCAAAGAGCAGCGCTACTTGAACGACGCGCAGTACGCTTCAACCTACTCTTCCCTGCGGCGCGAAAACGACAAGTTCGGACGCCGCCGAGTGATCACCGAGTTGAGATCGCGAGGCGTGCATTCCGAGGTTATCGACAAAGCGGTCGCCGGTGTCTATGACGGCGTGAACGAAGAGACGCAGGCGCGGGCATACCTCCGCCGCAAGCGCCTGCAAAGACCCACCGATCAAAAGCAGGCGGCGCGCGTTTTTCGCTCGCTGATCCGCGCCGGATTCGGCACCCGCACCATTATTTCTATCCTGAAGAAGTGGGACGTGGACGAGGAGGTCCTGACCGCCCTGGAGTCGGAAGAGCAATGA
- a CDS encoding DinB family protein: METQSAITPEFVTAYRELILSTMAAEMKTTLKVIGSIPEAGKGYKPDPKSRNAHELAWHIASDDVAFLNKIADMKIEMTPALPAPATIAEILKYYQENLPKAIKRVRDMTPEQLLTPVPFFGVMSLPVFQYLIMVNNHSAHHRGQLSTYLRPMRSKVPSIYGGSADEPFTM; the protein is encoded by the coding sequence ATGGAAACCCAGTCCGCCATCACACCGGAATTTGTCACGGCCTATCGCGAGCTGATCCTGTCCACCATGGCGGCGGAGATGAAGACCACCCTGAAAGTCATCGGCAGCATTCCCGAAGCCGGCAAGGGCTACAAGCCGGATCCGAAATCGCGCAACGCGCACGAACTGGCGTGGCACATCGCGAGCGACGACGTCGCCTTCCTCAACAAGATCGCCGACATGAAGATCGAGATGACGCCGGCGCTGCCCGCCCCGGCGACGATTGCGGAAATCCTGAAGTACTACCAGGAGAACCTGCCCAAGGCGATCAAGCGCGTGCGCGACATGACGCCCGAGCAATTGCTGACCCCGGTGCCATTTTTCGGCGTCATGAGCCTGCCGGTGTTCCAGTACCTGATCATGGTGAACAACCACAGCGCGCATCATCGCGGCCAGCTCTCCACCTACCTGCGCCCGATGCGCTCCAAGGTCCCGAGCATCTACGGCGGCAGCGCCGATGAGCCGTTCACGATGTAA
- a CDS encoding carboxypeptidase regulatory-like domain-containing protein codes for MRRIFSASLLVVSLSVSVLAQAAKPTTSNVSESSPTRLPVRRVVLYKNGVGYFEHTGRVRGNQELSLDFTSAQLNDVLKSLTVVDLGEGRVTGVRYDSVAPIGERLKSLRLPFGEQTTRAEFLGALRGTRIEVRSGSGGAAGRLVSVEQRKRVSPKGELQEEVTDIGVITDTGELRTFELNPATSVRVADRDLNEEIRRYLNVIGSARGQGARRMVISTAGAGERDVFISYISEVPVWKSTYRIVLRKKTEAKPLLQGWAIVDNTVGEDWKDVQLSLVAGAPQSFIQEISQPYYVRRPVVALPENVSQTPQTYEATMNMNAPALPPPPPIGGPVGGGVGGGVGSGSGGGIGPGYGGGIGRGVSLYGNVTDPSGAAISNANVTITNNATGTSQTVRTDSNGAYSFFGAAPGRYTVTVNSPGFRPYQSNVNLGGGSVNSNAVLNVGSAMETVTVSAQPANLDTAIEALESEASASPTGDLFQYDIQHKITIGKNQSALVPIISARVDAEKVSIWNSSRERADRALWLTNSSGLTLDAGTFSVVEDGTFAGEGLIAALKPSERRLISYASDTAVRVHSTDDFDNKKVSRVVVAKGIMRITREEQSSETYVVRNSDTSPRTVVIEHPARDGWKLAEDLKPEESTASYHRFLVKVEAGNTAKLTVKEHHPDSTTLALSNLNSSQVELLVREGAVKPELEQAFRRILDKKSEISGFENELRSDQQEMDSIAADQGRVRENMKALKGTAEEKTLLQRYTGQLNAQEDRLAELRKLMKELRSKREAAGAELDKMILQISFDQTS; via the coding sequence ATGCGACGCATTTTCAGTGCTTCCCTGCTCGTGGTGTCACTCAGCGTAAGCGTACTGGCGCAAGCTGCCAAACCGACAACGTCGAATGTCAGCGAAAGCTCTCCTACCCGGCTGCCGGTCCGCCGGGTCGTGCTCTACAAAAACGGCGTCGGCTACTTCGAACACACCGGACGGGTGCGCGGCAATCAGGAACTCAGCCTCGATTTCACCAGCGCACAACTGAACGACGTGCTGAAGTCACTGACCGTAGTCGATCTCGGCGAGGGACGCGTCACCGGCGTGCGCTACGACTCGGTCGCGCCGATCGGAGAGCGCCTGAAGTCTCTACGCCTCCCGTTCGGCGAGCAGACCACGCGGGCCGAATTTTTGGGAGCGCTGCGTGGTACGCGAATCGAGGTGCGCAGCGGCAGCGGCGGCGCCGCGGGACGACTGGTCAGCGTCGAGCAGCGTAAGCGGGTGAGTCCCAAGGGAGAGTTGCAGGAAGAAGTCACAGACATCGGGGTGATCACCGACACGGGTGAGCTACGCACGTTTGAACTCAACCCAGCCACATCAGTCCGGGTTGCGGATCGCGACCTCAACGAGGAAATCCGCCGCTACCTAAACGTCATCGGATCGGCGCGGGGCCAAGGCGCGCGCCGCATGGTCATCTCGACCGCCGGCGCCGGCGAGCGCGACGTTTTCATCAGCTACATCAGCGAAGTGCCGGTCTGGAAGAGCACGTACCGCATTGTCTTACGCAAGAAGACCGAGGCCAAGCCGCTGCTCCAAGGCTGGGCCATCGTGGACAACACGGTTGGCGAGGACTGGAAGGACGTGCAGCTTTCCCTCGTGGCGGGCGCGCCGCAATCGTTTATCCAAGAGATTTCGCAGCCCTACTACGTCCGCCGGCCGGTGGTGGCGTTGCCGGAAAATGTTTCCCAAACTCCGCAGACTTACGAAGCCACCATGAACATGAACGCCCCAGCCCTACCGCCTCCACCGCCCATCGGCGGTCCCGTGGGTGGCGGGGTCGGCGGCGGTGTCGGCTCCGGAAGTGGCGGCGGAATCGGTCCCGGGTACGGCGGCGGAATTGGCCGCGGCGTATCGCTCTACGGTAACGTTACCGATCCCAGCGGCGCAGCGATTTCCAATGCAAACGTCACTATCACCAACAATGCGACCGGAACCTCGCAGACCGTCCGAACCGACTCCAATGGCGCTTACAGCTTCTTCGGCGCGGCACCGGGGCGTTACACGGTCACGGTCAATTCGCCTGGATTCAGGCCGTATCAATCAAATGTCAATCTTGGTGGCGGATCGGTCAATTCGAATGCGGTCTTGAACGTAGGATCGGCCATGGAGACGGTAACGGTTTCGGCCCAACCGGCCAACCTCGACACCGCCATCGAAGCATTGGAATCCGAGGCCAGTGCCAGCCCCACCGGAGACCTGTTCCAGTACGATATCCAGCACAAGATCACCATCGGCAAGAACCAGTCCGCCCTGGTGCCGATCATCTCCGCCCGCGTGGACGCGGAAAAAGTCAGCATCTGGAACAGCTCGCGCGAGCGCGCCGACCGCGCACTATGGCTGACCAACAGCAGTGGCCTGACCCTGGATGCCGGCACGTTCAGCGTGGTCGAGGACGGCACCTTTGCCGGCGAAGGGCTCATCGCCGCGCTCAAGCCCAGCGAGCGTCGCCTGATCTCCTACGCCAGTGACACCGCTGTGCGCGTGCACTCCACCGACGATTTCGACAACAAGAAAGTCAGCCGCGTGGTGGTGGCGAAGGGCATCATGCGCATTACCCGCGAAGAGCAAAGCTCCGAAACCTACGTCGTGCGCAATTCCGATACGTCGCCGCGGACCGTGGTCATCGAGCACCCGGCGCGCGATGGCTGGAAGCTCGCGGAAGACCTCAAGCCGGAGGAGTCCACCGCGTCCTATCATCGTTTCCTGGTCAAAGTCGAAGCCGGAAATACCGCCAAGCTGACCGTCAAGGAACACCATCCCGACAGCACCACGTTGGCGCTCAGCAACCTCAACTCCAGCCAGGTGGAACTGCTGGTGCGCGAGGGCGCCGTCAAACCCGAACTGGAACAGGCTTTCCGGCGCATCCTGGACAAGAAATCGGAGATCAGCGGTTTCGAAAACGAGCTGCGCTCTGATCAGCAGGAAATGGACTCCATCGCCGCCGACCAGGGCCGCGTACGCGAGAACATGAAGGCGCTGAAAGGCACTGCCGAAGAAAAAACGCTGCTGCAGCGTTATACCGGGCAGTTGAACGCGCAGGAAGACCGGCTCGCCGAACTGCGCAAGCTGATGAAGGAGCTGCGCAGCAAACGCGAGGCCGCCGGCGCCGAACTGGACAAGATGATCTTGCAGATTTCATTCGACCAGACCTCGTAG
- a CDS encoding type IV pilus twitching motility protein PilT has product MQIDDLLRIAMDRKASDLHLKVGNHPHVRVDGELVPLTDQTRVTAEDMLNMAFSMMSNRQKQKFKENAELDMAYGVAGLGRFRVNVFQQRGNVGLVLRVIPTKIRPLDELYMPKIVEQVCDMPRGLVLVTGVTGSGKSTTLAAMIDKINSTRPEHIITIEDPIEFLHRDKKGFVNQREVEVDTPSFSSALRASLRQDPDVILVGEMRDLETIATALHAAETGHMVFSTLHTLDAVETINRIISVFPPPEQKQIRLQLAATLRAVISQRLVRRSDSAGRVPAVEVLISTAYVRECIIVPEKTRTIKEALAAGTSQYGMQTFDQSLYDLYTHGLVAYETALENASNPDDFKLRVQGISGTAESTRDEMSQAGRGGYGR; this is encoded by the coding sequence ATGCAAATCGACGATCTGTTGCGCATTGCCATGGACCGGAAGGCGTCGGACTTGCACCTGAAGGTGGGCAACCACCCGCACGTGCGCGTCGACGGCGAACTGGTCCCGCTCACCGACCAGACGCGGGTTACCGCCGAGGACATGCTGAACATGGCCTTCAGCATGATGTCCAACCGGCAGAAACAGAAATTCAAAGAGAACGCCGAACTCGATATGGCCTACGGCGTCGCCGGCCTGGGACGCTTCCGCGTCAACGTTTTCCAGCAGCGCGGTAACGTCGGGCTGGTGCTGCGCGTCATTCCCACCAAGATCCGGCCGCTGGACGAGCTCTACATGCCGAAGATCGTGGAACAGGTCTGCGACATGCCGCGCGGCCTGGTGCTGGTCACCGGCGTAACCGGCTCCGGCAAATCCACCACGCTGGCCGCCATGATCGACAAGATCAACTCTACCCGGCCGGAGCACATCATCACCATCGAGGACCCAATCGAATTCCTGCACCGCGATAAGAAGGGGTTCGTCAACCAGCGCGAGGTCGAGGTGGACACGCCGTCCTTCTCCTCGGCGCTGAGGGCCAGCCTGCGGCAAGACCCGGATGTCATCCTGGTCGGGGAAATGCGCGACCTGGAAACCATCGCCACCGCGCTGCACGCCGCCGAAACCGGCCACATGGTCTTTTCCACCCTGCACACCTTGGACGCGGTGGAAACCATCAACCGCATCATCTCCGTGTTTCCGCCGCCGGAGCAAAAACAGATCCGGCTACAACTGGCGGCCACGCTGCGCGCTGTCATCAGCCAGCGCCTGGTACGCCGCAGCGACAGCGCCGGGCGCGTCCCCGCGGTCGAGGTGCTGATCTCCACCGCCTACGTGCGCGAGTGCATCATCGTGCCGGAGAAGACGCGCACCATCAAGGAAGCGCTCGCGGCCGGCACCTCGCAATACGGCATGCAGACCTTCGACCAGTCGCTCTACGATCTCTACACGCACGGCCTGGTCGCCTACGAAACCGCGCTGGAAAACGCCTCCAACCCGGACGACTTCAAGCTGCGGGTGCAGGGCATCAGCGGCACCGCGGAGTCAACGCGCGACGAGATGTCGCAGGCAGGCAGAGGGGGCTACGGAAGATAG